TCGTGCTGCGGAACACCATCATCGCGGGCGAATCTGGGAAGGACCTCTCTAACGGTCGAGACAGCTTTCTTGGAAAAAATTACTGCGCATCGGCGAAAAATGTCGCATGCAAGTCCCGGTTTTGTTTTACTTTCCTTAAATAGAACAATGGCGAAGCGTCGGAACAGCCATCATCTCGGCACGATCGAATACATTGGACCGCGTCCGCAGGCCAAGAAGCCGCAGCGCCGTCCCAATTTCCTCGGCGGTTGGGTCGTTCTCATGATCGCGGCCGGTGCCGCGTGGTTCTTCGGAAAACCGCTGGTGCCCCTGCTTCGCGCGCAGAACACGGTGGCCACGGTGGAGAGTGCGGATCGGCTGATCCTCGAGCTCTCGCCCTCCGCCGAGTTCGGCGAGCGCCTCGCCGCGATGGCCCTGCAGCGCACCAAGACTCCTAGCATTTACGACACGGCCTATTACCAGATCGCGTATCCCGGCGGCGACATCCCCGGCGGCGGCGCGGATGGCAAGACGCCCAAGGGCAAGGCCGAGGACCTTCTGGTCCGCAGCTACCGCAGCCTCGGCATCGACCTGCAGGTCCTCATCCACGAGGACATGACCAAGAATTTCTCGGCCTATCCCCGTCTCTGGCCGACCTCCGGCCCGGATTCGAACATCGATCACCGCCGGATCCAGAACCTCCAGCGCTACTTCAAGCACACTGGTGCCGAGATGGCGGTCGATACCAAGCGCCCGAACAAGAGCGAATTCAAGGCGGGCGATGTGGTGGTTTGGATGCTCGCTCAGGGCGAACTTCACTGCGGCATCGTGGTCCCGGGCCCCGGCGACCGCCGCGACGAGCCTTGGGTCGTCCACGACAATGGCCAAGGCCCGAAGTGGGAGAATGTTCTCACCGAGTATCAGATCCACGGCCACTACCGCTACACCGGTCAGGTGGGCGAGGTCGCCAAGCGCTGAGCAAGCCGGCCTTATGGGCATCGGCTGATGAAAGCGTGACCGAGTGATGTCCCGCTTCACCCGTCTCCGCCGTCAATGGTCGCGTCCGGCCTTGGACGGACCTTGGACACTCCCGGTCGATCCTGCGCGCCTGCAGGTCTTCCTGCTCATGGGCCAGTCGAACATGGCGGGCTACGGCTGTATCCGCACGGAAGACCCGTGGCAGCCCGGCGACCGCGATCCCCTTTCCGGCGTTCTCTCGCTCGGCGGGCAGTGCACGCTCAAGTCAGGCCTCGCGCGCGGTTGGACTCGCTGGCGGCCCGCCAGCCATCCGCTCCATCTCAACCAGGCCAGCGCCGCCTTCGGCCTCGCCCTGCCCTTCGCCGCCCGCCTGCGCAAGCAGGCTCCGGATGCGATGATCGGCTTCGTTCCCTGTGCTTGGGGTGGTGCTCCCATCGACGCTCTCGGTCCCGGATCCTTGCTTTACGCAAATGCCCTCGGCCGCGCCCGGATCGCCGCGCGGTCCGGCACTCTTGCCGGGGTGCTGTGGCATCAGGGTGAGACGGATGCGGACCACGAATCCCTCGCCCCGCTCCACGCTGCCAAGCTGGAGGCGCTCATCCTGCAGCTCCGGCGGGACCTAGGCACTTCCACCCTACCCTTCCTCATTGGCGACCTCGGCGGCTGGGGAGATGATCAGCGCAAACCCGCTTCCGTTGATCGCCGGAATATTGTCCGTAGCGGTCTCCGCCGCGTTGCCACGGAAGATTCCCACGCCGCCTTCGTCGAAAGCACCGGCCTCCCCGGCGTCGATTCCGTCCATTTCGGTCGCAGCGCGCTCATCGAGTTCGGCCACCGCTACGCCGCCGCCTATCTCGCGCTCATTTCAGGTGCGGCTCGCAACGAGCCTTGAGCAGCTCCACCAGCGCCGGATCCATGTAGTCGTAGTCATCGGGGATCCCCAGCACCACTACCCGCTTGCCCTTCAAGGCGCTGCCGAAGGCCTTGTTGAGCCTTTGCCGGTGGATCGCTTCCATCACCACGATCAGATCCGCCCACTCCACCTGTTCGCCGGATAACCGCACATCCGCGTCTGGACTCAGGCCCGCGGAGTCCACCGCAATCCCCGGATAATCCGCGAACACCGCCTCCGCCGTCGGGCTTCGCAGTCGGTTGCGTGAGCAGAGAAACAAGACCCGTTTCATCGGTTCAGCGGAACAAGATCTCTGCGATGAAGTCGCGCACATGTTCGGGCAGGCTGCCCCTCTTCGGTGTCACGATGGCGAGCTCGCGGGTCATCGGTTCAGGCAATTTTATCCGCCGGATCTGCCGCTTGCGCGGGAAGGTGCTCAAAGCCCGTCGCGGCACACAAGCCGCACCCATGCCCAGTGCCACGAGCTGGATCGTCACGTCGAAGCTATCGATCTCCATCGCCACGTTCGGCTGCAGCTTGCGCTCTTTCCACCAGCGATCGATGCAATCCCGCGAGCGGGTTCCCGTCGGCGGCACGATCCAGTTCTGCGTCTTCACCCAATCGCTCCAGCCTTGTTCGTCCGGAGCGTCCCCACTCTGCCCCGCGATTACCACGAAGCTGTCTTGGATCCGGTGACTCAGCTCCAAGCCCTCCGGAAGGCGCGGGGGCGGGCAGAGCACGGCCAGATCCAATCGGCACGCGGCCAAGGCCTCCAGCAGCGCGCTTCCTCCGAGATGGGAAACTAGGATCTTCACTTCCGGATGATGCCGCCGCTGGCCATGAAACAATCCCGGCAGATGCGCCAACGAAACGCTGCGCGACACCCCGATCCGGATCTCCCGCTGCTCGCCTGAGAATTCCTCCTTCAGGCGTCGCATCGCGCTATCCAGCAGCCCGGACACCATCGCGGTCTCCCGCAGCAAGAAGCTCCCCGCTGGCGTGATTCTGAGCCTCCGGGTGCTCCTCTCGAAGAGCTGCAGGCCCAGCCGCGCTTCGATCAACTGGATTTGCCGCGTCAGCGCGCTCTGCGATAGCCCCGCCTCCCCCGAGGCCGCCGTGATCCCCTGGTGCTTTGCCACGAGCCGCAGCAAGTGAAGGCAGTGGAGGTCGATCGTAGGATGCTCATTCATGCGCCTGATGCATGAATCGATCACATCCTTCGATTTCACGCAATGATGAGGACCTGTCAGCTTGCTCGTCATGGCTGATCGATCCGACAAGCAATCCAAGAACACTCCCGGCAAATTCTACAACGACGGCAGTTGCATCGACTGCGACCTCTGTCGCGAGACCGCCCCTGCTTTCTTCCGCCGCGATGATGATGCGGGCGCCAGTTACGTTTGGCGTCAGCCTCTCACTCCGGAAGAGCTGGCCCTTGCCCGTGAGGCGATGGAGGGCTGCCCGACCGATTCGATCGGCTGCGATGGCTAGCCACTGCAAAATCATTGCCGCCGGGCTCGATTCGCCGCAGGACACTTTCCGTGTCCGAACTCACTGCTCCCTCTTGGCTCCTCCGCATCCCGGAAGTCTTCGCTCCCTTCGCGAAGGAGATCCTCGCGGGCCTCTCGGCGAGTCCTCTGAAGGAGCTCGGCAGCGACTATCACCTCGTCCGCCTGGAGAATCCCGCGCTGCTGCAGGAGTCGGAGTGGGCGAAGTTCGTCGGCTGGAATCTCCCGGTTCATCATGCTTGGCCCTGCAATCCCCAGAAGATGGACGGCTTCATCGAGAAGGCCGCGCAGGGACTGGCTCGCAAGTTTGCGGATGTGTCCCCGCAGACGCTCCTCACCGGCCCGCTCCAGACCGCGGTGGCTCATCCCTACTACAAGCATCTCGCCACCAATCTCCGCGGCCGGGCGCTCCAGCTCTTTCCGCCGCTCCCGGCCGTCGCAGAGGTCGAGTCCCAAGATCCCGCCGCTCCCACGCTCTTCTGTCTCCTTGGGAAGGAAGGTCTTTTCGCCGGTCTGCAGAGCCCCCGCCTCGCGAACGGCTTCTACCCGGGTGGCACCAAATTCATCAGCCAGAGCGCGGGCATCAGCCGCGCCGGTGCCAAGCTCGCGGAGGCCCTCCATCACCTGCTTCTCCATCGCCAGCCCCCGCCGCAGGGCGCCCGCTGGCTGGAGCTGGGAGCCAGCCCCGGCGGGATGACCTCCGAGCTGCTTGCCCGCGGCTATCAGGTCACCGCCGTCGACCGCGCGGATCTCGATGCCAGCCTGAAGCGAAAGCCCGGGTTGGAGTTTATCCGCCGGGATGTCGATGCCTTCCGCCCCGAGCCCCGCGATCGCTTCGATGCTCTCCTCTGCGACATGAATGGCGACCCACGCGTCGCATTGCGTCAGGTGCTGCGCCTCGCGGCGAATGTCCAGACGGGCGGGCTGATTATCTTCACCCTGAAGGGTGCCGGAGCCGAGACCGCCAGCGAGTTGAATGCGATCTCCCGTGCCTGCGTCAGCTACGCCGGTACGGCCGGTGTCGAGCTTCTGTCGGAGACTCACCTAACTTATAACCGTCACGAGTTTACCCTCTTCTTCGAGGTGACCCGTTAGGCGGAGAGGTTG
This is a stretch of genomic DNA from Luteolibacter rhizosphaerae. It encodes these proteins:
- a CDS encoding DUF1287 domain-containing protein, translated to MAKRRNSHHLGTIEYIGPRPQAKKPQRRPNFLGGWVVLMIAAGAAWFFGKPLVPLLRAQNTVATVESADRLILELSPSAEFGERLAAMALQRTKTPSIYDTAYYQIAYPGGDIPGGGADGKTPKGKAEDLLVRSYRSLGIDLQVLIHEDMTKNFSAYPRLWPTSGPDSNIDHRRIQNLQRYFKHTGAEMAVDTKRPNKSEFKAGDVVVWMLAQGELHCGIVVPGPGDRRDEPWVVHDNGQGPKWENVLTEYQIHGHYRYTGQVGEVAKR
- a CDS encoding sialate O-acetylesterase → MSRFTRLRRQWSRPALDGPWTLPVDPARLQVFLLMGQSNMAGYGCIRTEDPWQPGDRDPLSGVLSLGGQCTLKSGLARGWTRWRPASHPLHLNQASAAFGLALPFAARLRKQAPDAMIGFVPCAWGGAPIDALGPGSLLYANALGRARIAARSGTLAGVLWHQGETDADHESLAPLHAAKLEALILQLRRDLGTSTLPFLIGDLGGWGDDQRKPASVDRRNIVRSGLRRVATEDSHAAFVESTGLPGVDSVHFGRSALIEFGHRYAAAYLALISGAARNEP
- a CDS encoding low molecular weight protein tyrosine phosphatase family protein, encoding MKRVLFLCSRNRLRSPTAEAVFADYPGIAVDSAGLSPDADVRLSGEQVEWADLIVVMEAIHRQRLNKAFGSALKGKRVVVLGIPDDYDYMDPALVELLKARCEPHLK
- a CDS encoding LysR family transcriptional regulator; translation: MNEHPTIDLHCLHLLRLVAKHQGITAASGEAGLSQSALTRQIQLIEARLGLQLFERSTRRLRITPAGSFLLRETAMVSGLLDSAMRRLKEEFSGEQREIRIGVSRSVSLAHLPGLFHGQRRHHPEVKILVSHLGGSALLEALAACRLDLAVLCPPPRLPEGLELSHRIQDSFVVIAGQSGDAPDEQGWSDWVKTQNWIVPPTGTRSRDCIDRWWKERKLQPNVAMEIDSFDVTIQLVALGMGAACVPRRALSTFPRKRQIRRIKLPEPMTRELAIVTPKRGSLPEHVRDFIAEILFR
- a CDS encoding ferredoxin, which produces MADRSDKQSKNTPGKFYNDGSCIDCDLCRETAPAFFRRDDDAGASYVWRQPLTPEELALAREAMEGCPTDSIGCDG
- a CDS encoding class I SAM-dependent methyltransferase; translated protein: MSELTAPSWLLRIPEVFAPFAKEILAGLSASPLKELGSDYHLVRLENPALLQESEWAKFVGWNLPVHHAWPCNPQKMDGFIEKAAQGLARKFADVSPQTLLTGPLQTAVAHPYYKHLATNLRGRALQLFPPLPAVAEVESQDPAAPTLFCLLGKEGLFAGLQSPRLANGFYPGGTKFISQSAGISRAGAKLAEALHHLLLHRQPPPQGARWLELGASPGGMTSELLARGYQVTAVDRADLDASLKRKPGLEFIRRDVDAFRPEPRDRFDALLCDMNGDPRVALRQVLRLAANVQTGGLIIFTLKGAGAETASELNAISRACVSYAGTAGVELLSETHLTYNRHEFTLFFEVTR